CACACACGGTTATCCATGCACAATCGCACACACGGGTATCTATatgcacaatcacacacacacgggtatccatgcacaatcacacacacacacgggtatccatgcacaatcacacacactgGTATCCATGCACAATCACACACGGGTATCAatgcacaatcacacacacacacgggtatccatgcacaatcacacacacacacgggtatccATGCACAATCACACACACGGGTATCTATATGCACAATCGCACACACGGGTATCtatatgcacactcacacacacacgggtatcaatgcacaatcacacacacacacgggtatccatgcacaatcacacacacacacgggtatccATGCACAATCACACACACGGGTATCTATATGCACAATTGCACACACGGGTATCTATATGCACAATCGCACACACGGGTATCTATATGCACAATCGCACACACGGGTATCTATATGCACAATCGCGCACACACACGGGTATCTATGCACAATCGCACGCACACACGGGTATCTATATGCACAATCGCACGCACACACGGGTATCTATATGCACAATCGCACGCACACACGGGTATCTATATGCACAATCGCACGCACACACGGGTATCTATATGCACAATCGCACGCACACACGGGTATCCATGCACAATCACACACACGCGCGGGTATCCATGCACAATCACACACACGCGCGGGTATCCATGCACAATCACACACACGCGGGTATCCatgcacaatcacacacacacacacgggtatccatgcacaatcacacacacacgcgggtATCCatgcacaatcacacacacacgcgggtATCCatgcacaatcacacacacacacgcgggtATCCATGCACAATCACACACACGGGTATCCATGCACAATCACACACGCGGGTATCCatgcacaatcacacacacacacgcgggtATCCatgcacaatcacacacacacacgcgggtATCCatgcacaatcacacacacacacgcgggtATCCatgcacaatcacacacacacgcgggtATCCatgcacaatcacacacacacacgcgggtATCCatgcacaatcacacacacacgcgggtATCCatgcacaatcacacacacacacacacgcgggtATCCATGCAcaatcacacacacgcgcgcgcatccaTGCAGAGTAGCTCAGGCACTCACATGTCATACACATGAAGCCGCTTGGAGAGAACGATGGCCTCCCTGCAGAAGTGAGGCAGTAAGATCTCTGGCAGGGGTTCCCTCTGTGGGATTAGTGGGGAGCTCTGGCTTCAGTCTGGACTCCAGCTCACAGGAAGGCAATGGGTACAGTAGGTACTGCCTGACTGGGAGGCACAGATCCAGTAACAGTATGGAGCTGTAGAGTAAAACAATGCGCCTGACACAAAGTGGATAAGAGGGTAAAAGCGTCTCTTCATGGACCTGCTGGAATTTCTTACAGTAATAACTCCAAGGAGCTGCATGAAGTTATATTTGTCTATGGAAGCAGGGTGAATGCGTCCAGATATCCTGCAGCTTTATATCTGTTATTATAAGAGGGTCCGTTGTATTTCTGTACACTCCCACAGGTGTATCCTCTCACGTGGATGATGAATACAAGTGGGCTGGTGTGGAAGACCCCAAAATCATGATTACAACATCGAGGGACCCCAGCTCGCGCCTGAAGATGTTTGCCAAGGTATGCGCATTTCATTCTTGGTTTTGGGGGCTGTTACTGTGCGTTCTTTAAGTGACTGAAACGCTGCCCCTCTGCCACCCTCAGGAAATGAAGCTAGTTTTCCCCAACGCTCAGCGTATGAACAGAGGCAAACATGAAATGGGAGCGCTGGTGCAGGCGTGCAAGGCCAATGAGGTCACTGACCTCCTGATTGTACACGAGCACAGAGGAATGCCAGGTCAGTGAGAACGGCTTTTACTTCATCTGTAGCTTCCAAACACCCCGAGGCTCGCGAGATGCTGCATATTGTGCTCTTACCAAACACCCCGAGGATCGCGAGATGCTGCATATTGTGCTCTTACCAAACACCCCGAGGCTCGCGAGATGCTGCATATTGTGCTCTTACCAAACACACCGAGGCTCGCGAGATGCTGCATATTGTGCTCTTACCAAACACCCCGAGGCTCGCGAGATGCTGCATATTGTGCTCTTACCAAACACCCCGAGGCTCGCGAGATGCTGCATATTGTGCTCTTACCAAACACACCGAGGCTCGCGAGATGCTGCATATTGTGCTCTTACCAAACACACCGAGGCTCGCGAGATGCTGCATATTGTGCTCTTACCAAACACCACGAGGCTCGCGAGATGCTGCATATTGTGCTCTTACCAAACACACCGAGGCTCGCGAGATGCTGCATATTGTGCTCTTACCAAACACCCCGAGGCTCGCGAGATGCTGCATATTGTGCTCTTACCAAACACCCCGAGGATCGCGAGATGCTGCATATTGTGCTCTTACCAAACACACCGAGGCTCGCGAGATGCTGCATATTGTGCTCTTACCAAACACCCCGAGGATCGCGAGATGCTGCATATTGTGCTCTTACCAAACACCCAGAGGCTCGCGAGATGCTGCATATTGTGCTCTTACCAAACACCCCGAGGATCGCGAGATGCTGCATATTGTGCTCTTACCAAACACACCGAGGCTCGCGAGATGCTGCATATTGTGCTCTTACCAAACACCCCGAGGATCGCGAGATGCTGCATATTGTGCTCTTACCAAACACCCAGAGGCTCGCGAGATGCTGCATATTGTGCTCTTACCAAACACCCAGAGGCTCGCGAGATGCTGCATATTGTGCTCTTACCAAACACCCCGAGGCTCGCGAGATGCTGCATATTGTGCTCTTACCAAACACCCCGAGGCTCGCGAGATGCTGCATATTGTGTTCTTACCAAACACCCCGAGGCTCACGAGATGCTGCATATTGTGCTCTTACCAAACACACCGAGGCTCGCGAGATGCTGCATATTGTGCTCTTACCAAACACCCCGAGGCTCACGAGATGCTGCATATTGTGCTCTTACCAAACACCCCGAGGCTCGCGAGATGCTGCATATTGTGCTCTTACCAAACACCCAGAGGCTCGCGAGATGCTGCATATTGTGCTCTTACCAAACACACCGAGGCTCGCGAGATGCTGCATATTGTGTTCTTACCAAACTAGATTCCTAGTCATGTATGGCCCCCACCACGGACTCCCAATGTATATGGTACAGTAGTAAATAATAGTTGAGGCGAATGTTTCCTAGACGTACACCAGCACAGATCCTGCTCTTTACGACAGTAACGTGTATTTGCTGGCTCCCCGTTTCCCTTACAGACGGTCTGATTGTGTGTCACCTTCCGTTCGGACCCACTGCCTATTTCACACTGTGCAATGTAGTTATGAGACACGACATCCCAGACCTGGGCACCATGTCGGAGGCATACCCCCACCTGGTCTTCCACAACTTCACCTCGCGCCTGGGCCAGAGGGTAAGAGGCACTGGgcgagtgcgtgcgtgtgtgcgtgtgtgtgcgcgtgtgtgtgtgcgcgtgtgcgcgcgtgtgtgtgtgtgtggttattatTGGGCACAGCAGCTTTAACAGCTTTGCTATTTTACCTTCTAGGTGTCAAACGTCATGAAATATTTATTCCCTGTTCCCAAGGAAGAGAGCAAGAGGGTGATCACTTTTGCTAATCAAGATGACTACATATCATTCAGGTACGTATGTTCCTGAATTACTATTATAACCTACAATGTAACAGTGGTGTGCAACCCCTAAATTGAAATGTCCACTACATGAggtccccctcacccccaaaccgAGTATTAACTCTGGAGGTTCCTGCTCTGAAAGGgacccctgcagcattaatcttCTGACCGAAACTAACTTGCACCGCAGCAGCAGCCGCCTGTGTCTCCCCAGCGGAAGCAGCAGTGTCTCCGATCAGTCAGACTGGATGACGTTGTAGATGCTTGAATATGGGCATCTACGTCATCCAGTCTGACTGATCGGAGACACTGCTGCTTCACaggcacggggggagggaggagggggacaggcTGACTGATCGGAGACACTGCTGCTTCACaggcacggggggagggaggagggggacaggcTGACTGATCGGAGACACTGCTGCTTCACaggcatggggggggaggaggagggggacaggcTGACTGATCGGAGACACTGCTGCTTCAcaggcacgggggagggagacaggctgaCTGATCGGAGACACTGCTGCTTCAcaggcacgggggagggagacaggctgaCTGATCGGAGACACTGCTGCTTCACAggcacgggggggagggagacaggctgaCTGATCGGAGACACTGCTGCTTCacaggcacagggggagggagacaggctgaCTGATCGGAGACACTGCTGCTTCACATTTtagtacatgcccccctgctagctggcacaggcgcagtagaactctggggtctcatttctgtggccccacatgtgcaaatggaatgccagccagtctacccatttggatctctggcaggaaaacctttgttggaatgtgataaatgggacacttaaactgctctggtttgagcctcctccgccctcaaataaacagggagggtgataaaaccctttgaacaatacttaagtcctagacattgggtcgcctctagggccatctgctatcctggtatgcaaaggaatctcctctgggtctttgtctataccttgggacacagtattaaacataaacgtattaaaatatccggctCTTTTGGGTttagcagaaccaaacttcccagttctcatggccggaactgggacaccatatggtccaaaaaccgacttgctacgacctacggaaccggagatacacaaatgcacattaaatcatttttcattttaatacaaaaatctccgcttaaaaagaaatctcagcttttcactaaatccccattgaaaacaacgggcttctccgccatagactttcaatggtaaatagccgccattgaagtctatggggaaagtcccgaaccttcaagggggtccatactccgtcgggttggtccaggagggtcaaggatggttctgcagtgatgccggagcagtgactgcagataccccaaaccttgatccgctgagccctccggaaccggagatatggagtaccaaaatacagcatttcacacttagtaatttttctgagccgtttctgccgccgccggcaaagcctatggcgcgatccgttcttctcggttcgacccttatcgggggtccagtttttggggacccggttgtggtcgagtggggggaagccgaGGAACTAGGGgccaaaagaattttattcctaggggccctagaactgtttattcccacgccacttgacgttgaccttgacttgtaagtgatcaaagctctcctattgaaaatgtatccggtttgcggtctggacggcagccaacttgttcttcgaaagttacctcgaggaatctccattgtagtcaatgggcccattgactttcaatgggaaaccgccgctctgactctcggacgccacctgctggtctttacaggactaaaacaacaagattctccattagaatgcatggagccctaatggtggccaatggggacctgcaaaatggtgcctgaaaaggcgggaaaattacacaaagagctataatcattaaaggactattaacccttgtgctcccggatggattctagtgtgtgtgagatgcagacactgattaaaccagacattacaatggaacaggggaatacacatgcacgtcattacaggggttaaatcactgttctgggtcttagcccagttaaccctttgactcccgggtgaggtcaggggatggccaaatggggtataacccctttaatcccgggccaccccctttctccctctacagttacCCCAAGACATTTGCCAATGACCCCCAAGGTTGCGCACCACTGGGTTAAAACATATCACAGGGTCATAGTTTGGCCTTTTTTGTTATATTCTAATTGGGTGAAATACTTGTCCTATATTTATCCAGGCAAACAAGTGTCATATTTGCTAAATGTTTTGTAAGGGGAAACAATCCTTCCTGTAGCAATGGTATTTAGTGATCACAGCTGAAGGCACTTCAGGAGTGGGGCTATGTCCTGTGAAGCCGGAGCAGCCCACCCAGGCAGTGATTGTGGAAGTTGGGCCTAACGTCCGTGTTAGAAGCATCTAGCTAGGTGAGCTCGCTCCACTGCCGGTTAGGGCACCGGGCCACAGATTGGTGTGGGCAGAGGGGGGCTATTTTGGCGGCTAAAATAAGCGCGTGCAGGATGGGCTCCTAAAGATGGTAGGACACGTGCCGTATACATATGGTAGGTGCAGTATAAGACACTAGCAGCGGAACCGGTCACCAGTACATAACCCGTTTCCTTTCTCCCAGGCACCACGTATACAAGAAGACGGATCACCGGAACACGGAGTTATCTGAGGTCGGGCCGCGCTTTGAGATGAAGTGTAAGTAGTTCTCTGGGCTGGGCGAGGTCGGGCCGCGCTGTGAGATGAAGTGTAAGTGGTTCTCTGGGCTGGGCGAGGTCGCGCTGTGAGATGAGGTGTAAGTAGTTCTCTGGGCGAGGTCGCGCTGTGAGATGAGGTGTAAGTGGTTCTCTGGGCGAGGTCGCGCTGTGAGATGAGGTGTAAGTGGTTCTCTGGGCTGGGCGAGGTCGGGCCGCGCTGTGAGATGAGGTGTAAGTGGTTCTCTGGGCTGGGCGAGGTCGGGCCGCGCTGTGAGATGAGGTGTAAGTGGTTCTCTGGGCTGGGCGAGGTCGCGCTGTGAGATGAGGTGTAAGTAGTTCTCTGGGCGAGGTCGGGCCGCGCTGTGAGATGAGGTGTAAGTGGTTCTCTGGGCGAGGTCGGGCCGCGCTGTGAGATGAGGTGTACGTGGTTCTCTGGGCTGGGCGAGGTCGGGCCGCGCTGTGAGATGAGGTGTAAGTGGTTCTCTGGGCGAGGTCGGGCCGCGCTGTGAGATGAGGTGTACGTGGTTCTCTGGGCTGGGCGAGGTCGCGCTGTGAGATGAGGTGTAAGTAGTTCTCTGGGCGAGGTCGGGCCGCGCTGTGAGATGAGGTGTACGTGGTTCTCTGGGCTGGGCGAGGTCGCGCTGTGAGATGAGGTGTACGTGGTTCTCTGGGCTGGGCGAGGTCGGGCCGCGCTGTGAGATGAGGTGTACGTGGTTCTCTGGGCGAGGTCGGGCCGCGCTGTGAGATGAGGTGTACGTGGTTCTCTGGGCTGGGCGAGGTCGGGCCGCGCTGTGAGATGAGGTGTAAGTGGTTCTCTGGGCGAGGTCGCGCTGTGAGATGAGGTGTACGTGGTTCTCTGGGCTGGGCGAGGTCGGGCCGCGCTGTGAGATGAGGTGTAATTGGTTCTCTGGGCTGGGCGAGGTCGGGCCGCGCTGTGAGATGAGGTGTAATTGGTTCTCTGGGCTGGGCGAGGTCGGGCCGCGCTGTGAGATGAGGTGTAAGTGGTTCTCTGGGCGAGGTCGGGCCGCGCTGTGAGATGAGGTGTAATTGGTTCTCTGGGCTGGGCGAGGTCGGGCCGCGCTGTGAGATGAGGTGTAAGTGGTTCTCTGGGCGAGG
This region of Ascaphus truei isolate aAscTru1 unplaced genomic scaffold, aAscTru1.hap1 HAP1_SCAFFOLD_1295, whole genome shotgun sequence genomic DNA includes:
- the IMP4 gene encoding U3 small nucleolar ribonucleoprotein IMP4; translated protein: MLRREARLRREYLYKKAQEAKLHRIEDKKQKLKRALEENRLIPTEVRREALSLQKLIEFDDEGGEGVSSHVDDEYKWAGVEDPKIMITTSRDPSSRLKMFAKEMKLVFPNAQRMNRGKHEMGALVQACKANEVTDLLIVHEHRGMPDGLIVCHLPFGPTAYFTLCNVVMRHDIPDLGTMSEAYPHLVFHNFTSRLGQRVSNVMKYLFPVPKEESKRVITFANQDDYISFRHHVYKKTDHRNTELSEVGPRFEMKLYMIRLGTLENESTAEVEWRWHPYTNTAKKRKYLSIE